The following proteins are encoded in a genomic region of Bosea beijingensis:
- a CDS encoding cupin domain-containing protein, producing MSIDVGARLRYVRMQRGLSQRALAKQAGVTNSSISLIEANEVNPSVGVLKRILDGLPISLSEFFAFEPEKPRQVFYQAEELVEIGKGGISFRQVGENLFGRALQIIKERYEPGADTGRVMLNHEGEEGGVVISGRMELTVGEERRILGPGDAYYFESNRPHRFRCVGPVPCEMVSACTPPTF from the coding sequence ATGAGTATCGATGTCGGAGCACGGCTCAGATATGTCCGGATGCAGCGCGGTCTGTCGCAGCGCGCGCTCGCCAAGCAGGCCGGCGTGACCAATTCCTCGATCTCGCTGATCGAGGCCAACGAGGTGAATCCCTCGGTCGGCGTGCTCAAGCGCATCCTCGACGGCCTTCCGATCAGCCTCTCGGAGTTCTTCGCCTTCGAACCGGAGAAGCCGCGCCAGGTGTTCTACCAGGCCGAGGAGCTGGTCGAGATCGGCAAAGGCGGCATCTCCTTCCGCCAGGTCGGCGAGAACCTGTTCGGTCGGGCGCTCCAGATCATCAAGGAGCGCTACGAGCCCGGCGCCGATACCGGCCGCGTGATGCTGAACCACGAGGGCGAGGAAGGCGGCGTCGTCATCAGCGGCCGAATGGAACTGACCGTCGGCGAGGAGCGCCGCATTCTCGGCCCCGGCGACGCCTATTATTTCGAGAGCAACCGCCCGCATCGGTTCCGCTGCGTCGGCCCGGTTCCCTGTGAGATGGTCAGCGCCTGCACCCCGCCGACCTTCTAG
- a CDS encoding ABC transporter substrate-binding protein, translated as MNRRDFLKLAAQSAVFTQLAPFFTAPAHAADKKELRYIPEADLNILDPVWSTSTIVQVYGHLVFDTLYGFDKDYNVHPQMAEGHTISDDKLQWTIKLRDGLQFHDGTPVLAKDCVASINRWGKRDFMGAALLGVVDTMTAVDDRTLQFKLKKPFPLLPMTLATSGSNMPAIMPERIAMTSPTEQIRESIGSGPYRFAKEQWVSGSKAVFEKFAGYKPRTDSFPPTYTAGPKIAHFERIVWNIIPDASTAAAALQAGEIDMIEMVGADFLPVLKADPNIRLLPRTTPNFAVMRFNHLQPPFNNPVIRRALLKAFDQRAIMSGTFGEENVAFWQSGVGFFSPDSPMTTTIGLEAFTSPRDIKKAAEEIKAAGYNGERVVVLDPVDYPWTHPCTLLAADTLKKVGLNVDIQAMDWGTLMQRRLSKEPADKGGWNVFLTALSGMSNFNPVGHIGLRGNGNEAWVGWPTAPRLEELRQQWLDAPDVATQKKICEEIQKQALIDVPYIPLGGFATVSGYRSNVTDIQLQRPLFFTMTAKG; from the coding sequence ATGAATAGGCGCGATTTCCTGAAGCTCGCCGCGCAGTCGGCTGTCTTTACGCAGTTGGCTCCGTTCTTTACTGCGCCGGCACATGCGGCCGACAAGAAGGAACTCCGCTACATTCCCGAGGCGGACCTGAACATCCTCGATCCGGTCTGGAGCACCTCGACCATCGTGCAGGTCTATGGCCATCTGGTGTTCGACACGCTCTACGGCTTCGACAAGGACTATAATGTCCACCCGCAGATGGCTGAGGGTCACACCATCTCGGACGACAAGCTGCAATGGACGATCAAGCTGCGCGACGGCCTGCAGTTCCATGACGGAACGCCCGTTCTCGCCAAGGATTGCGTCGCCAGCATCAATCGCTGGGGAAAGCGCGACTTCATGGGCGCGGCCCTGCTCGGGGTCGTCGACACGATGACCGCCGTCGACGACCGCACGCTCCAGTTCAAGCTCAAGAAGCCGTTCCCGCTGCTGCCGATGACGCTGGCCACCAGCGGCTCGAACATGCCGGCGATCATGCCCGAGCGCATCGCCATGACCTCGCCGACCGAGCAGATCCGCGAGAGCATCGGCTCCGGCCCCTATCGTTTCGCCAAGGAGCAATGGGTCTCCGGCTCCAAGGCCGTCTTCGAGAAATTCGCCGGCTACAAGCCGCGGACCGACTCGTTCCCGCCGACCTATACCGCCGGCCCGAAGATCGCGCATTTCGAGCGGATCGTCTGGAACATCATCCCGGATGCCTCGACCGCCGCGGCCGCCCTCCAGGCCGGCGAGATCGACATGATCGAGATGGTCGGCGCCGATTTCCTGCCCGTGCTCAAGGCCGATCCCAATATCCGCCTGCTGCCGCGCACGACGCCGAATTTCGCGGTGATGCGCTTCAACCATCTCCAGCCGCCGTTCAACAACCCCGTAATCCGGCGCGCGCTGCTGAAGGCCTTCGATCAGCGGGCGATCATGTCCGGCACCTTCGGCGAGGAGAACGTGGCGTTCTGGCAGTCCGGCGTCGGCTTCTTCAGCCCGGATTCGCCGATGACGACCACAATCGGCCTGGAGGCCTTCACCAGCCCCCGCGACATCAAGAAGGCGGCCGAGGAGATCAAGGCCGCCGGCTATAACGGCGAGCGCGTCGTCGTGCTCGATCCCGTCGACTATCCCTGGACGCATCCCTGCACGCTGCTGGCCGCCGACACGCTGAAGAAGGTCGGCCTCAACGTCGACATCCAGGCGATGGACTGGGGCACGCTGATGCAGCGCCGTCTCAGCAAGGAGCCTGCAGACAAGGGCGGCTGGAACGTCTTCCTCACCGCACTCTCCGGCATGAGCAACTTCAACCCCGTCGGCCATATCGGCCTGCGCGGCAACGGCAACGAGGCCTGGGTCGGCTGGCCGACGGCGCCGCGCCTGGAGGAACTGCGCCAGCAATGGCTCGATGCGCCCGACGTCGCCACGCAGAAGAAGATCTGCGAGGAGATCCAGAAGCAGGCGCTGATCGACGTGCCTTATATCCCGCTCGGCGGCTTCGCCACCGTCAGCGGCTACCGGAGCAACGTCACGGATATCCAGCTCCAGCGGCCGCTCTTCTTCACGATGACCGCCAAGGGCTGA
- a CDS encoding ABC transporter permease, with product MLSHIARRLLAALPVMTFVALFVFGLLYLAPGDPAAIMAGDQATAADIARIRIALKLDDPFPIRFGNWVWSLLQGDLGLSLFTNQPVAAMIAQRLEPTYLLMLMTLVISVAMALPIGVIAAWKHNTTSDRAVMVFAVLSFSLPSFVVGYLLAFVFGLQLRWLPVQGYVPMSNGLWPAVRSLLLPAIALGSVYIGLLARITRATMLEVLEQDYVRTARAKGVEDRKVLFKHALKNCSVPIITTIGSGVALLIGGAIVTETVFAIPGLGRLTVDAILRRDYPVIQGVILLFSFMYVLVNLLVDMLYTVFDPRIRY from the coding sequence ATGCTCTCCCATATCGCACGCCGGCTGCTCGCAGCGCTGCCGGTCATGACCTTCGTCGCCTTGTTCGTCTTCGGCCTGCTCTATCTCGCGCCGGGTGATCCCGCCGCGATCATGGCCGGGGACCAGGCGACGGCGGCCGACATCGCCCGCATCCGCATCGCGCTGAAGCTCGACGACCCGTTCCCGATCCGCTTCGGGAACTGGGTCTGGAGCCTGCTGCAGGGCGATCTCGGCCTCTCGCTCTTCACCAACCAGCCGGTCGCCGCGATGATCGCGCAGCGCCTGGAGCCGACCTATCTGCTGATGCTGATGACCCTGGTCATCTCGGTCGCCATGGCCCTGCCGATCGGCGTGATCGCCGCCTGGAAGCACAACACGACGAGCGACCGCGCCGTCATGGTCTTCGCCGTGCTCAGCTTCTCGCTGCCCTCCTTCGTCGTGGGCTACCTGCTGGCCTTCGTCTTCGGCCTGCAACTGCGCTGGCTGCCGGTGCAGGGCTATGTGCCGATGTCGAACGGCCTCTGGCCGGCCGTGCGCAGCCTGCTCCTGCCGGCGATCGCGCTGGGCAGCGTCTATATCGGCCTGCTCGCCCGCATCACCCGCGCCACCATGCTGGAGGTGCTGGAGCAGGACTATGTCCGCACCGCCCGCGCCAAGGGCGTCGAGGATCGCAAGGTCCTGTTCAAGCACGCGCTGAAGAACTGCTCCGTACCGATCATCACCACCATCGGCAGCGGCGTCGCGCTTCTGATCGGCGGCGCCATCGTCACCGAGACCGTCTTCGCCATCCCCGGGCTCGGGCGCCTCACCGTCGATGCCATCCTGCGCCGCGACTACCCCGTCATCCAGGGCGTCATCCTGCTGTTCAGCTTCATGTACGTGCTCGTGAACCTGCTGGTCGACATGCTCTACACCGTCTTCGATCCGAGGATCCGCTATTGA
- a CDS encoding ABC transporter permease, producing MTSDAAPRGAGQSRFGRLARNPSIACGAAVLALLVLIALLAPWLGTRDPTAISAFDRAKLPSATFWFGTDMLGRDLYSRVLYGTRVSLIVGFSVAIGATILGVLIGVFAGFLPRFDAFVMRVMDGLMAIPSILLAIALIALNRASIWNVILAVTIAETPRVVRLIRGVVLFLREEPYVEAARSCGASVPWLVFRHILPNTFAPIAVQATYICAVAILAEAALSFIGAGVPPSTPSWGNIMAEGRALWQIKPYIIFFPALFLSITVLAINMLGDGLRDALDPRLRKRV from the coding sequence ATCACCTCCGACGCCGCGCCGCGTGGCGCCGGGCAGAGCCGGTTCGGGCGGCTCGCCCGCAATCCGAGCATCGCCTGCGGCGCTGCTGTCCTCGCCCTGCTCGTGCTGATCGCGCTGCTTGCGCCCTGGCTCGGCACGCGCGACCCGACGGCGATTTCGGCCTTCGACCGCGCCAAGCTGCCGTCCGCGACCTTCTGGTTCGGCACCGACATGCTCGGCCGCGACCTTTATTCCCGCGTGCTCTACGGCACGCGCGTCTCGCTCATCGTCGGCTTCTCGGTGGCGATCGGCGCGACCATCCTCGGCGTGCTGATCGGCGTCTTCGCGGGCTTCCTGCCGCGCTTCGACGCCTTCGTCATGCGGGTCATGGACGGGCTGATGGCGATCCCCTCGATCCTGCTCGCCATCGCGCTGATCGCGCTCAACCGCGCCTCGATCTGGAACGTGATCCTGGCGGTCACCATCGCCGAGACGCCGCGCGTCGTGCGCCTGATCCGCGGCGTCGTGCTCTTCCTGCGCGAGGAGCCCTATGTCGAGGCGGCGCGCTCCTGCGGCGCCAGCGTGCCCTGGCTCGTCTTCCGCCACATCCTGCCCAACACCTTCGCACCGATCGCGGTCCAGGCGACCTATATCTGCGCGGTCGCGATCCTGGCGGAAGCGGCTCTCTCCTTCATCGGCGCCGGCGTGCCGCCGTCCACCCCGTCCTGGGGCAACATCATGGCCGAGGGCCGGGCACTCTGGCAGATCAAGCCCTACATCATCTTCTTCCCCGCGCTGTTCCTCTCGATCACCGTGCTTGCCATCAACATGCTCGGCGACGGCTTGCGCGACGCCCTCGACCCACGCCTGCGCAAGCGGGTGTGA
- a CDS encoding amidohydrolase family protein — translation MTDTLLIRNVRPAGGASTDVLVRDGRIDAIGAGATGSDTIFDAGGRLMIPGLVEAHTHLDKSFWGMGWHRHTAGPALIDKIETERRNRREFGIDADRQSGRLVAQMVKLGTTHIRSHVDVDTEVGLAGIEGVMAMRERLKDVIDVEIVAFAQSGMLIRPGTLELLDQAMAMGADVVGGLDPCTLDRDPKGHLDAIFGLAEKYGRPLDIHLHERGEVGAFSMELIIERTRALGMQGKVAISHAFCLGMPDADYVRRLIDALAKERVTLVTTAPAASPAPSVMACLKAGVVIAGGSDGVRDSWNPYGMGDMLERATLVGLRNNFRRDEEMELALDVCTYKGAEVMGIENYGLDVGCTADFVILPGETICEAIVERPADRTVVKRGRIVTRHGELTQPIA, via the coding sequence GTGACCGATACCCTCTTGATCCGGAATGTCCGCCCGGCCGGCGGTGCGTCGACGGATGTGCTGGTCCGCGACGGGCGCATCGACGCGATCGGCGCCGGCGCGACCGGAAGCGACACGATCTTCGATGCCGGCGGCCGGCTGATGATCCCCGGCCTCGTCGAGGCCCATACCCATCTCGACAAGAGCTTCTGGGGCATGGGCTGGCACAGGCACACCGCCGGCCCCGCCCTGATCGACAAGATCGAGACCGAGCGCCGCAACCGCCGCGAGTTCGGCATCGATGCCGACCGCCAGTCCGGCCGCCTCGTCGCCCAGATGGTCAAGCTCGGGACCACCCATATCCGCAGCCATGTCGACGTCGACACGGAAGTCGGCCTCGCCGGCATCGAAGGCGTCATGGCGATGCGCGAGCGCCTCAAGGACGTGATCGACGTCGAGATCGTCGCCTTCGCCCAATCCGGCATGCTGATCCGGCCGGGCACGCTCGAACTGCTCGACCAGGCGATGGCGATGGGTGCCGATGTCGTCGGCGGCCTCGATCCCTGCACGCTCGACCGCGACCCCAAGGGCCATCTCGACGCGATCTTCGGCCTCGCCGAGAAATACGGCCGCCCTCTCGACATCCACCTGCACGAGCGCGGCGAAGTCGGCGCCTTCTCGATGGAGCTCATCATCGAGCGCACCCGCGCGCTCGGCATGCAGGGCAAGGTCGCGATCAGCCACGCCTTTTGCCTGGGCATGCCCGATGCCGATTACGTCCGCCGCCTGATAGACGCGCTGGCCAAGGAGCGCGTCACGCTGGTCACCACCGCGCCGGCCGCCTCGCCGGCCCCATCGGTCATGGCCTGCCTCAAGGCCGGCGTCGTCATCGCCGGCGGCTCGGACGGCGTGCGCGATAGCTGGAACCCCTATGGCATGGGCGACATGCTGGAGCGCGCGACGCTCGTCGGCCTGCGCAACAATTTCCGCCGCGACGAAGAGATGGAGCTGGCGCTCGACGTCTGCACCTACAAGGGCGCCGAGGTGATGGGCATCGAGAACTACGGCCTCGATGTCGGCTGCACCGCCGATTTCGTGATCCTGCCCGGCGAGACCATCTGTGAGGCGATCGTCGAGCGCCCGGCCGACCGCACCGTCGTCAAGCGCGGCAGGATCGTCACCCGCCATGGCGAACTGACCCAGCCGATCGCCTGA
- the arcC gene encoding carbamate kinase, with product MTSHDAVPDRLIIAIGGNAIHPEGIRGTAEEQEKLAAETGAALLPLMELGSQLIITHGNGPVVGKMLLRHAIARHRVAPMPLDICVAHSQGGIAYLLTQALENALRAKGNPREVTCVLTQVEVDPNDPAFQNPSKPIGYFYTEEEAKALSEEMGWLMKEDSGRGYRHVVPSPLPQHIVDFDLVQTLADKGAVVIAGGGGGVPVVRQPNGQSRGVEAVIDKDRTTAKMANLLDIPDMIILTAVPRVAVHFGKPEQRFLDRVSLSEIKRLHAEGHFPPGSMGPKIDAAVQFLEGGGRRCIIACIEDAVAALRGEAGTQIVSDEAFAAAA from the coding sequence ATGACTTCGCACGACGCCGTTCCGGATCGCCTGATCATCGCCATCGGCGGCAACGCCATCCATCCCGAAGGCATCCGCGGCACGGCGGAGGAGCAGGAGAAGCTCGCCGCCGAGACCGGCGCCGCCCTGCTGCCGCTGATGGAGCTCGGCTCGCAGCTCATCATCACCCATGGCAATGGCCCGGTCGTCGGCAAGATGCTGCTGCGCCACGCCATTGCCCGCCATCGCGTCGCACCGATGCCGCTCGATATCTGCGTCGCCCATAGCCAGGGCGGCATCGCCTATCTGCTGACGCAGGCGCTGGAGAACGCGCTGCGCGCCAAGGGCAATCCGCGCGAGGTGACCTGTGTCCTGACCCAGGTCGAGGTCGACCCGAACGATCCGGCCTTCCAGAACCCGTCCAAGCCGATCGGCTATTTCTACACCGAGGAGGAGGCCAAGGCCCTCAGCGAGGAGATGGGCTGGCTGATGAAGGAGGATTCCGGGCGCGGCTACCGGCATGTCGTACCTTCGCCGCTGCCGCAGCACATCGTCGATTTCGACCTCGTGCAGACGCTGGCCGACAAGGGCGCGGTCGTGATCGCGGGCGGCGGCGGCGGCGTGCCCGTGGTGCGCCAGCCCAATGGCCAGAGCCGCGGCGTCGAGGCCGTGATCGACAAGGATCGCACCACCGCCAAGATGGCGAACCTGCTCGACATCCCGGACATGATCATCCTGACCGCCGTGCCGCGTGTGGCCGTGCATTTCGGCAAGCCGGAGCAGCGCTTCCTCGATCGCGTCAGCCTCTCCGAGATCAAGCGCCTGCATGCGGAGGGGCATTTCCCGCCCGGCAGCATGGGGCCGAAGATCGACGCGGCCGTCCAGTTTCTGGAAGGCGGCGGCCGGCGCTGCATCATCGCATGCATCGAGGATGCGGTCGCGGCGCTGCGCGGCGAAGCCGGCACACAGATCGTCTCCGACGAGGCGTTCGCGGCGGCGGCCTGA